In the Deinococcus ficus genome, one interval contains:
- a CDS encoding pyridoxal phosphate-dependent aminotransferase: protein MPALQPRALAAQESVFARTSREAAARGAVNLGQGFPAAAPPAFLLDAARAAVGRHDQYTPPAGLPALREALGAEFGVDPADVLVTSGATEGLQTLALALYPPGGEVLTLEPAFDVYGPQAELAGARAVPVMLALDPQLGWRLDLDAVARAVTPRTCALLLNTPHNPTGLVFTPAEVEALVALARAHDLWIVSDEVYDELYFGPRPVSPRALAPERTFVVGSAGKRLEATGWRVGWVVCPPGLASSLAGVRQLASFCAPTPFQWAVVRALPVAREGGLYGALRDSYAARLDILAGGLEALGVTVFRPGGSYFLTAHRADWSAAALMDAGVAAIPVQAFCSQALNVPGVMRLAFCKSEADLALALERLATMDAARSTGS from the coding sequence ATGCCTGCCCTTCAGCCCCGTGCCCTGGCCGCTCAGGAAAGCGTGTTCGCCCGCACCAGCCGCGAGGCGGCCGCGCGGGGCGCAGTGAACCTCGGTCAGGGGTTTCCGGCCGCGGCCCCGCCGGCCTTCCTGCTGGACGCCGCCCGGGCGGCCGTGGGACGCCACGACCAGTACACGCCGCCGGCCGGTCTGCCGGCCCTGCGTGAGGCGCTGGGCGCCGAGTTCGGGGTGGATCCGGCCGACGTGCTGGTCACCTCCGGCGCCACCGAGGGCCTGCAGACCCTCGCCCTGGCGCTGTACCCGCCGGGTGGGGAGGTGCTGACGCTGGAGCCCGCCTTCGACGTGTACGGCCCGCAGGCAGAGCTGGCCGGGGCGCGGGCGGTGCCGGTGATGCTGGCCCTGGACCCGCAGCTCGGCTGGCGCCTGGACCTGGACGCGGTGGCCCGCGCGGTCACGCCGCGCACCTGCGCGCTGCTGCTGAACACGCCGCACAACCCGACCGGTCTGGTGTTCACCCCGGCGGAGGTGGAGGCGCTGGTGGCGCTGGCCCGGGCGCACGATCTGTGGATCGTCAGTGACGAGGTGTACGACGAGCTGTATTTCGGGCCGCGACCGGTGTCCCCACGGGCGCTGGCCCCGGAGCGGACCTTCGTGGTGGGCAGCGCCGGGAAGCGGCTGGAGGCGACCGGCTGGCGGGTGGGGTGGGTCGTGTGCCCGCCCGGGCTGGCGTCCTCGCTGGCGGGGGTGCGGCAGCTGGCGTCGTTCTGCGCGCCCACGCCGTTCCAGTGGGCGGTGGTTCGGGCCCTGCCGGTCGCCCGTGAGGGCGGGCTGTACGGGGCGCTGCGCGATTCGTACGCGGCGCGCCTGGACATCCTGGCGGGCGGCCTGGAGGCGCTGGGTGTGACGGTATTCCGGCCCGGCGGGTCGTACTTCCTGACGGCGCACCGGGCGGACTGGAGCGCCGCGGCCCTGATGGACGCGGGTGTGGCGGCCATTCCCGTGCAGGCGTTCTGCTCGCAGGCGCTGAACGTGCCCGGGGTGATGCGGCTGGCCTTCTGCAAGTCGGAGGCGGACCTCGCGTTGGCGCTGGAGCGTCTGGCGACGATGGACGCGGCGCGCTCGACCGGATCGTAA
- a CDS encoding sensor domain-containing diguanylate cyclase, which translates to MSPGRPGAPSPVRGRRRALPLLAGPDLTRVWARRLRRVYLAAAVPGIVGSLMGVLAQADAPEDLRRPDLLLLLALALTLTVCTALVALRRLETVRALQVTYAVSAGYFLLVVGQKLTMTVGAQQQLSAATFWFPVLFITAFVAWDVRPALRISAVMYALTLLLTGLSLLGQPTPDRAPLAVSALQFLLAQGVTIALLTSLAHMKEHLTEVRTLAYMDVLTGLPNRRYVEEHWTHVRRGVRTVVLFDVDHFKQVNDRHGHAAGDEVLRELAQLVRRITPRTTLLARWGGEEFLLLIPRQRAAEAQRSVEVLRAAIAAHHFTVGHVTASFGVADGTDRHALSDCVHRADQAMYRAKEAGRNRVELTPGPPPARVSGEAHP; encoded by the coding sequence ATGAGCCCGGGCCGGCCGGGCGCGCCGTCCCCAGTCCGTGGGCGGCGCCGGGCGCTGCCGCTGCTGGCCGGCCCGGACCTGACCCGCGTGTGGGCGCGCCGGCTCCGGCGCGTGTACCTGGCGGCTGCCGTGCCCGGCATCGTGGGGTCACTGATGGGGGTGCTGGCGCAGGCGGACGCCCCGGAGGACCTGCGGCGCCCGGACCTGCTGCTGCTGCTGGCCCTGGCGCTGACCCTGACCGTCTGCACGGCCCTGGTCGCCCTGCGGCGGCTGGAGACCGTGCGGGCCCTGCAGGTCACCTACGCCGTCTCGGCCGGGTACTTCCTGCTGGTGGTCGGGCAGAAACTCACGATGACCGTCGGCGCGCAGCAGCAGCTCAGTGCCGCCACCTTCTGGTTCCCGGTGCTGTTCATCACCGCCTTCGTCGCCTGGGACGTGCGGCCGGCTCTGCGCATCTCCGCGGTGATGTACGCCCTGACCCTGCTGCTCACCGGCCTGAGCCTGCTGGGCCAGCCCACCCCGGACCGGGCGCCGCTGGCCGTGAGCGCCCTGCAGTTCCTGCTGGCCCAGGGCGTGACCATCGCCCTGCTGACCAGTCTGGCGCACATGAAAGAACACCTGACGGAGGTGCGCACGCTGGCCTACATGGACGTGCTGACCGGCCTGCCCAACCGCCGGTACGTGGAGGAACACTGGACGCACGTGCGGCGCGGCGTGCGCACCGTGGTGCTGTTCGACGTGGACCACTTCAAGCAGGTCAACGACCGCCACGGGCACGCCGCCGGGGACGAGGTGCTGCGCGAGCTGGCGCAGCTGGTCCGCCGGATCACTCCCCGCACGACCCTGCTGGCCCGCTGGGGCGGCGAGGAGTTCCTGCTGCTGATCCCCAGGCAGCGTGCCGCGGAGGCGCAGCGCAGCGTGGAGGTCCTGCGCGCCGCCATCGCCGCGCACCACTTCACGGTGGGGCACGTCACCGCCAGTTTCGGCGTGGCGGACGGCACGGACCGGCACGCCCTGAGCGACTGCGTGCACCGGGCCGATCAGGCCATGTACCGCGCCAAGGAGGCCGGCCGCAACCGCGTCGAATTGACCCCCGGGCCCCCGCCCGCCCGGGTGTCCGGTGAAGCGCATCCCTGA
- a CDS encoding DUF937 domain-containing protein: MNITELMQSYFGAAAAGPLARASGLDAQAAQRALSVALPMQVDALADHAATPQGQAQIADAMQNLPAFGSVQDALDSADGASNLERAGELLSPALLGGRGGVILNAVTGQASSASPDSLQKLLNMALPLLLSFLAQRGLSAAALTEVKGTLGTLDLSSTQATPSAAAVGTSAGLGAVTGAAGLTAGGLLDLLKAEFSGANADRIAGAAGFGGGGQRATMAALPLLLGALSTRGRTEAGASEVLSMARGFTGLTDSGGHLNLGFLDNNAETTRVEGQGRGLLGSLFGNVDELTGRLGSALGSSGSNASRLLSLLAPLLLSVLGSRAGAANLGAGGLSGLLGGLAPLLPGLLPAGMSGLSSLLGTPAATTTTVAATPTRVETPVTPVAPTPAPRPVATATTSTTTVTPKRGGIPWWLIPLLLLLLLGGCWLLRPQNNEASEGTTPAATEQAASILVTNPTSDANLPPEPFTMSGTGPAGTSLRIEDQGQEVATASVDDSGNWSAELPAPTVGEHTYSVIGGENVRSEFKVNVTDDAADTGTGTGDAATDSTEEGSADTPTDGDAATTDDTTGADTSTDAATGTDTAATSPATGTFAISEPAADATLAAGGFTLRGTGTPGESLQVLEDGTSLGNVTVGDDGSWSLDVPSPAAGAHTYAVQGPDGTELGSVSATIGEAEAGATAASCTDEYSLSITDGQTVSEPFRFGGKGSGEGYTVTVKRGDRTIGTKDIALDATCGWSYQSKPGAGTITYEVRPLGDAAAEPLSAVNLTVDQ; this comes from the coding sequence ATGAACATCACGGAACTCATGCAGTCGTACTTCGGCGCGGCCGCCGCCGGGCCGCTCGCCCGCGCCAGCGGCCTGGACGCCCAGGCCGCCCAGCGCGCCTTGAGCGTGGCCCTGCCCATGCAGGTGGACGCCCTGGCCGACCACGCCGCCACGCCCCAGGGGCAGGCGCAGATCGCGGACGCGATGCAGAACCTCCCGGCCTTCGGCAGCGTGCAGGACGCCCTGGACAGCGCCGACGGCGCCAGCAACCTGGAACGCGCCGGCGAACTGCTCTCACCTGCGCTGCTGGGCGGCCGCGGCGGCGTCATCCTGAACGCCGTGACCGGTCAGGCGAGCAGCGCCTCCCCGGATAGCCTGCAGAAGCTGCTGAACATGGCGCTGCCCCTGCTGCTGAGCTTCCTCGCGCAGCGCGGCCTGAGCGCCGCCGCCCTGACCGAAGTGAAGGGCACCCTCGGGACCCTGGACCTGAGTAGCACGCAGGCCACCCCGTCCGCAGCGGCCGTTGGGACCTCTGCCGGGCTGGGCGCGGTCACCGGGGCGGCGGGCCTGACGGCGGGCGGCCTGCTCGATCTGCTGAAGGCCGAGTTCAGTGGCGCGAATGCCGACCGGATCGCCGGTGCCGCCGGGTTCGGGGGCGGCGGCCAGCGGGCCACCATGGCCGCCCTGCCGCTGCTGCTGGGCGCCCTGAGCACCCGCGGCCGCACCGAGGCCGGCGCCTCCGAGGTGCTCTCCATGGCCCGTGGGTTCACCGGCCTGACCGACAGCGGCGGTCACCTGAACCTGGGTTTCCTGGACAACAACGCCGAAACCACCCGTGTGGAGGGTCAGGGCCGCGGGCTGCTGGGCAGCCTGTTCGGGAACGTGGATGAACTCACGGGCCGCCTGGGCAGCGCGCTGGGCAGCAGCGGCAGCAATGCCAGCCGGCTGCTTTCGCTGCTGGCGCCGCTGCTGCTGTCGGTGCTGGGCAGCCGCGCGGGCGCCGCGAACCTGGGGGCCGGCGGGCTGAGCGGCCTGCTGGGCGGCCTGGCGCCCCTGCTGCCGGGCCTATTGCCGGCGGGCATGAGCGGTTTGAGCTCGCTGCTGGGCACCCCGGCCGCCACGACCACCACGGTGGCGGCCACCCCCACGCGCGTGGAAACCCCCGTGACCCCGGTGGCGCCCACGCCCGCCCCGCGCCCGGTCGCGACGGCCACCACGAGTACCACCACCGTCACGCCGAAACGCGGCGGGATTCCCTGGTGGCTGATTCCGCTGCTGCTCCTGCTGCTGCTGGGCGGCTGCTGGCTGCTGCGCCCGCAGAACAACGAGGCCAGCGAGGGCACCACGCCCGCCGCGACCGAGCAGGCTGCCAGCATCCTGGTCACCAATCCCACCAGCGACGCGAACCTGCCCCCCGAGCCCTTCACCATGAGCGGCACCGGCCCGGCCGGTACGAGCCTGCGCATCGAGGACCAGGGCCAGGAGGTCGCCACGGCCAGCGTGGACGACAGCGGCAACTGGAGTGCCGAGCTGCCCGCCCCGACCGTGGGCGAGCACACCTACAGCGTGATCGGTGGGGAGAACGTCCGCAGCGAGTTCAAGGTGAACGTCACGGACGACGCGGCGGACACCGGAACCGGCACCGGTGACGCCGCCACGGACAGCACCGAGGAAGGCAGCGCGGATACCCCCACGGACGGGGATGCGGCCACCACCGATGACACCACGGGGGCCGATACCTCCACCGATGCGGCCACGGGCACGGACACTGCCGCGACGAGCCCCGCCACCGGCACCTTCGCGATCAGCGAACCGGCGGCCGACGCGACCCTGGCGGCCGGCGGCTTTACCCTGCGCGGCACCGGCACGCCCGGCGAGTCCCTGCAGGTGCTGGAGGACGGCACCAGCCTGGGCAACGTGACGGTCGGGGACGACGGCAGCTGGAGCCTGGACGTGCCCAGCCCCGCCGCCGGCGCGCACACCTACGCGGTGCAGGGCCCGGACGGCACCGAGCTGGGCAGCGTCTCCGCGACCATCGGCGAGGCCGAGGCGGGGGCCACCGCCGCGAGCTGCACGGATGAGTACAGCCTGAGCATCACCGACGGGCAGACCGTGAGCGAACCCTTCCGCTTCGGCGGGAAGGGCAGCGGCGAGGGGTACACCGTGACCGTGAAGCGCGGCGACCGGACCATCGGCACGAAGGACATCGCCCTGGACGCCACCTGCGGCTGGAGCTACCAGAGCAAGCCCGGCGCCGGCACCATCACGTACGAGGTGCGGCCCCTGGGGGACGCGGCCGCTGAACCGCTCAGCGCCGTGAACCTGACCGTCGACCAGTAA
- a CDS encoding metal-dependent transcriptional regulator, with protein sequence MTARTLTPSAEDYLKHLYVLGRAGKVSTQALADALEVAPASVTGMLRKLTEQGLVSHAPYQGAQLTAEGEQVALEVLRHHRLLELFLHRALGVPLDEVHEEAERLEHALSEKLEARIAAWLGDPTHDPHGDPIPALDGSVPHRPERRLTQLAPGDTATVARVPDGDADQLRALMAADLTPGSALRVLSVDTALGTLTLQIGGHPLTLSLLVAGQVQVLAP encoded by the coding sequence ATGACCGCCCGGACCCTCACCCCCTCGGCCGAGGACTACCTCAAGCACCTGTACGTCCTGGGCCGCGCCGGGAAGGTCAGCACCCAGGCCCTCGCAGACGCGCTGGAAGTCGCCCCGGCCAGCGTGACCGGCATGCTGCGCAAACTCACCGAGCAGGGCCTCGTGTCGCACGCGCCGTACCAGGGCGCGCAGCTCACCGCCGAGGGGGAACAGGTCGCGCTGGAAGTCCTGCGCCACCACCGCCTGCTGGAACTGTTCCTGCACCGCGCGCTGGGCGTGCCGCTGGACGAGGTGCACGAGGAAGCCGAGCGCCTGGAACACGCCCTGAGCGAGAAACTTGAGGCCCGCATCGCCGCTTGGCTGGGCGACCCCACCCACGACCCGCACGGCGACCCGATCCCCGCCCTGGACGGCAGCGTCCCGCACCGCCCGGAACGGCGCCTCACGCAGCTCGCCCCGGGCGACACCGCCACCGTGGCGCGCGTGCCGGACGGCGACGCCGATCAGCTGCGCGCCCTGATGGCCGCCGACCTCACGCCCGGCTCCGCCCTGCGGGTGCTCAGCGTGGACACCGCCCTGGGGACCCTGACCCTGCAGATCGGCGGGCACCCCCTGACCCTGTCCCTGCTCGTGGCCGGTCAGGTGCAGGTGCTTGCCCCCTGA
- a CDS encoding sigma-70 family RNA polymerase sigma factor, translating into MTLNDAHSHLPDVELARRAARDERAFEVLVRRHAPAVHRLAAGMVGPGAADDVVQEVFIAVHRALRGFRGDAQFSTWLHRITLNACHKALAARQTLPFGDVPEPAAPHSPVRAGEQAALRDALHAALAALPADQREAVTLRELGGLEYAEIAVLTGAELGTVKSRINRGRAALRAWLSGAGVKP; encoded by the coding sequence GTGACCTTGAATGACGCTCACAGCCATCTGCCGGACGTGGAGCTCGCGCGGCGCGCCGCGCGGGACGAGCGGGCCTTCGAGGTGCTGGTGAGGCGGCACGCGCCCGCGGTGCACCGCCTGGCGGCCGGCATGGTCGGCCCGGGCGCGGCGGACGACGTGGTGCAGGAGGTGTTCATCGCCGTGCACCGCGCCCTGCGGGGCTTCCGCGGGGACGCGCAGTTCAGCACGTGGCTGCACCGCATCACCCTGAACGCCTGCCACAAGGCGCTGGCCGCGCGGCAGACTCTTCCGTTCGGGGACGTGCCGGAGCCGGCCGCGCCGCACAGCCCGGTCCGGGCCGGGGAGCAGGCAGCGCTGCGGGACGCCCTGCACGCCGCGCTGGCTGCGTTGCCTGCCGATCAGCGGGAGGCGGTCACGCTGCGGGAACTGGGGGGCCTGGAGTACGCCGAGATCGCCGTCCTGACCGGGGCGGAACTGGGCACCGTGAAAAGCCGCATCAACCGGGGGCGCGCCGCCCTGCGGGCGTGGCTGAGCGGTGCAGGAGTGAAACCGTGA
- a CDS encoding transcriptional regulator yields the protein MRRALGLLGLLLAPGAGAADLDDLLSVLAQARAREVRGVAQVTVNFPPRTPPTRAANRLPTLPVRPALLARNFNVVRVGPELQVGRTATRYDLTPKAGSAARWVVWVDQAWNLPLAFEERGADGAVARRALFTKVNPSPVKAAVKVPAVPRGLGATVARALPGLRLPPGFTPVALRPAGNRWEVTFSDGLNTLALVTAARDVQAAPGVASRRVGAAFVWLTGNLPAADLTAALSGVRQVRPAELGTFFADLSSNP from the coding sequence GTGAGGCGGGCGCTGGGGCTGCTGGGGCTGCTGCTGGCGCCGGGCGCCGGGGCGGCGGACCTGGACGACCTGCTGAGCGTGCTGGCGCAGGCGCGCGCGCGGGAGGTGCGAGGTGTGGCGCAGGTCACGGTGAACTTCCCGCCGCGCACCCCCCCGACCCGCGCGGCGAACCGTCTGCCCACCCTGCCGGTGCGGCCGGCGCTGCTGGCCCGCAACTTTAATGTGGTGCGTGTCGGCCCGGAGCTCCAGGTAGGTCGGACCGCGACCCGGTATGACCTGACCCCGAAGGCGGGAAGTGCGGCCCGCTGGGTGGTGTGGGTGGATCAGGCGTGGAACCTGCCGCTGGCCTTCGAGGAACGCGGCGCGGACGGCGCGGTGGCCCGCCGGGCACTGTTCACGAAGGTGAACCCGTCCCCGGTGAAGGCCGCCGTGAAGGTGCCGGCGGTGCCCCGGGGCCTGGGGGCGACCGTGGCCCGCGCCCTGCCGGGCCTGCGGCTCCCGCCGGGGTTCACGCCGGTGGCGCTGCGGCCGGCCGGGAACCGCTGGGAGGTGACGTTCTCGGACGGGCTGAACACCCTGGCCCTGGTCACCGCCGCGCGGGACGTGCAGGCCGCGCCGGGCGTGGCGTCCCGGCGGGTGGGGGCGGCGTTCGTGTGGCTGACCGGGAACCTCCCGGCCGCCGACCTGACGGCCGCGCTCTCCGGGGTGCGGCAGGTCCGCCCGGCCGAACTGGGAACTTTTTTCGCTGATCTCTCCTCTAATCCCTGA
- a CDS encoding DUF1800 domain-containing protein yields MTLTPYTRPLTAEDAAHFLRRTAFGGNEAQLRALTGQSARAAARDALAFGPAMKAGNPFDPASGATPGAMLQLTRGAWLFELLYGDFPLREKLTLTWSNHFVVGTDTVRNHPSLQGYLGVLRRHAATTDFTAFALDVSRSPAMLRYLDNDLNRRGKPNENFSRELLELFTTGIGHYTEEDVREGARALSGWTFTGGRGNQRYLEEPQFVFQERQHDAGRKTYLGQSGNFRPEDVVRIAATHPATAVFVSRKLHRAFVADAPDETAVQGSAETFRRTNGNVRAVLEELLSSEVFYASRQRIIRSPVEYVVAAVRAVGQPKLDPKQVLNLTQTAGRMGQLLLQPDTVEGWTGGRAWINDNVLLTRMQLAAALTLANSAPPLRDVPDALVLTGRERDPALAGLGKLSVKQRTYLGLIAPEFQLA; encoded by the coding sequence ATGACCCTGACCCCCTACACCCGGCCCCTGACCGCCGAGGACGCCGCGCACTTCCTGCGGCGCACGGCGTTCGGCGGCAACGAGGCGCAGCTCCGCGCCCTGACCGGCCAGTCCGCCCGGGCGGCGGCCCGTGACGCCCTGGCCTTCGGCCCGGCCATGAAGGCCGGCAACCCCTTTGACCCGGCGAGCGGCGCCACGCCCGGCGCGATGCTGCAACTCACCCGCGGCGCGTGGCTGTTTGAACTGCTGTACGGCGACTTTCCGCTGCGGGAGAAGCTGACGCTGACCTGGAGCAACCATTTCGTGGTGGGCACCGACACGGTCCGCAACCACCCCAGCCTGCAGGGGTACCTGGGCGTGCTGCGCCGGCACGCGGCGACCACGGACTTCACGGCGTTCGCGCTGGACGTGTCGCGCTCGCCGGCCATGCTGCGGTACCTGGACAACGACCTGAACCGCAGGGGCAAACCGAACGAGAACTTCAGCCGGGAACTGCTGGAACTGTTCACCACCGGCATCGGCCATTACACCGAGGAAGACGTCCGGGAGGGCGCCCGGGCACTGAGTGGCTGGACCTTCACCGGGGGCCGCGGCAACCAGCGGTACCTGGAAGAGCCGCAGTTCGTGTTCCAGGAGCGGCAGCACGACGCGGGCCGCAAGACGTACCTGGGGCAGAGCGGGAACTTCCGTCCGGAGGACGTCGTGCGCATCGCGGCGACGCACCCGGCCACGGCCGTGTTCGTGAGCCGCAAGCTGCACCGGGCGTTCGTGGCGGACGCGCCGGACGAGACGGCCGTGCAGGGCAGCGCCGAGACATTCCGCCGCACGAACGGGAACGTCCGGGCGGTGCTGGAGGAACTGCTGAGCAGCGAGGTGTTTTACGCGTCGCGGCAGCGGATCATCCGCTCCCCGGTGGAGTACGTGGTCGCGGCGGTGCGGGCGGTGGGCCAGCCGAAGCTGGACCCGAAGCAGGTGCTGAACCTCACGCAGACCGCGGGCCGCATGGGGCAGCTGCTGCTGCAGCCGGACACCGTGGAGGGCTGGACGGGTGGGCGCGCCTGGATCAACGACAACGTGCTCCTGACCCGCATGCAGCTGGCCGCCGCCCTGACCCTGGCGAACTCGGCCCCGCCGCTGCGGGACGTGCCGGACGCCTTGGTGCTGACCGGCCGGGAGCGCGACCCGGCGCTGGCCGGGCTGGGCAAGCTGAGCGTGAAACAGCGGACGTACCTGGGCCTGATCGCCCCCGAATTCCAGCTCGCCTGA
- a CDS encoding DUF1501 domain-containing protein translates to MTTPTDSPAPAGSETTSTTRRDFLKLSALALAATSGMPGFLARAAAQAQVQGGAKTLVVVQLTGGNDGLNTLVPFTNGAYYAARPNIAIPRKDVLGVTADLGMHPALRPLMGLWDAGHLAWMENVGYPNPNRSHFASMAIWHTADPTQAQRDGWIGRMAEKIGDPFCASNLGATGPQAVRTARFALPSIDSVNGFQVKLPAGLEGAFDALLAAPRQGEAAYLSQATRQMMRNTARVQENVKKYRAGATYPEGRFATQLRDAARLIAAGIGQRVIYVSLGGFDTHAGQRAEQDELLGTLAGGLSAFHADLKAQGLADRVIVMGFSEFGRRVAENDSAGTDHGKGSVMFALGEGVRGGVHGSSPDLETLSDGDIIYRQDFRGVYAEALERWLGLNAREILGSEFTGPRWVA, encoded by the coding sequence ATGACCACCCCCACGGACAGCCCGGCCCCGGCCGGTTCCGAGACGACCAGCACCACCCGCCGCGATTTCCTGAAACTGTCCGCGCTGGCGCTCGCCGCGACGAGCGGCATGCCCGGCTTCCTGGCCCGCGCGGCCGCGCAGGCGCAGGTGCAGGGCGGCGCGAAGACCCTGGTGGTCGTGCAGCTGACTGGCGGCAACGACGGCCTGAACACCCTGGTGCCGTTCACGAACGGCGCGTACTACGCGGCCCGCCCGAACATCGCCATTCCCAGGAAGGACGTGCTGGGCGTGACCGCCGACCTGGGCATGCACCCGGCGCTGCGGCCCCTGATGGGGCTGTGGGACGCCGGGCACCTCGCCTGGATGGAGAACGTGGGGTACCCCAACCCGAACCGGTCGCACTTTGCGAGCATGGCGATCTGGCACACCGCGGACCCCACGCAGGCGCAGCGGGACGGCTGGATCGGGCGCATGGCGGAGAAGATCGGGGACCCCTTCTGCGCCAGCAACCTGGGCGCGACCGGGCCGCAGGCGGTCCGCACGGCGCGCTTCGCGCTGCCCAGCATCGACAGTGTGAACGGCTTCCAGGTGAAACTGCCCGCCGGGCTGGAGGGCGCCTTCGACGCGCTGCTGGCCGCCCCGAGGCAGGGCGAGGCGGCGTACCTGTCGCAGGCGACCCGGCAGATGATGCGCAACACGGCGCGCGTGCAGGAAAACGTGAAGAAGTACCGCGCCGGGGCCACCTACCCGGAGGGGCGGTTCGCCACGCAGCTGCGGGACGCGGCGCGGCTGATCGCGGCCGGCATCGGGCAGCGCGTGATTTACGTGTCGCTGGGGGGCTTCGACACGCACGCCGGGCAGCGCGCCGAGCAGGACGAGCTGCTGGGCACCCTGGCCGGCGGCCTGAGCGCCTTCCACGCCGACCTGAAGGCGCAGGGCCTGGCGGACCGCGTGATCGTGATGGGCTTTTCCGAGTTCGGGCGCCGCGTCGCGGAGAACGACAGTGCCGGCACGGACCACGGCAAGGGCAGCGTGATGTTCGCGCTGGGCGAAGGGGTCAGGGGCGGCGTGCACGGCAGCAGTCCGGACCTGGAGACCCTGTCGGACGGGGACATCATCTACCGGCAGGACTTCCGCGGGGTGTACGCCGAGGCGCTGGAACGTTGGCTGGGCCTCAACGCCCGCGAGATTCTGGGCAGCGAGTTCACGGGGCCGCGGTGGGTGGCGTGA
- a CDS encoding GNAT family N-acetyltransferase, protein MAHPFTLRPFQNADAAAVANLHTRSTRGLWTYAADHFRENPDPQRRHLVALNGIGEVTATASLHPFGDSAPDALRLNLAGDGAAFTPLYLALLADLPTGFTRLLGVTREDFTEQTQLFQSAGFRNAWQSWGAHLDLSTFDFAAFQPLEERLYLQGYEVERWPSDAPDAEWAALYALQRQGERDIPSNPTTTAAPLTREAMQAVMTREEAVFVVRFRGELVALTRLTLPDGRPLQKAREVSSDLTTTHPAHRGRGLATLVKARALAWAQDSGYTRAGTGGTVLNLPMLRVNTCLGYRTEPMWITWERRLR, encoded by the coding sequence ATGGCCCACCCCTTCACCCTGCGCCCCTTCCAGAACGCCGACGCCGCAGCCGTCGCCAACCTCCACACCCGCAGCACCCGCGGCCTGTGGACCTACGCCGCCGACCACTTCCGGGAAAACCCCGACCCGCAGCGCCGGCACCTCGTCGCCCTGAACGGCATCGGAGAGGTCACGGCCACCGCCAGCCTGCACCCCTTCGGGGACAGCGCCCCGGACGCCCTGCGCCTGAACCTCGCCGGAGACGGCGCGGCCTTCACGCCCCTGTACCTGGCCCTGCTGGCCGACCTGCCCACCGGCTTCACGCGGCTGCTGGGCGTCACCCGCGAGGACTTCACCGAACAGACGCAGCTCTTCCAGTCGGCCGGGTTCCGGAACGCCTGGCAGTCCTGGGGCGCCCACCTGGACCTGAGCACCTTCGACTTCGCGGCCTTCCAGCCGCTGGAAGAACGCCTGTACCTGCAGGGCTACGAGGTGGAGCGCTGGCCGAGTGACGCCCCGGACGCCGAGTGGGCCGCGCTGTACGCCCTGCAACGGCAGGGAGAACGCGACATCCCCTCCAACCCCACCACCACGGCCGCCCCCCTGACGCGTGAGGCCATGCAGGCCGTGATGACGCGCGAGGAGGCTGTGTTCGTCGTCCGTTTCCGGGGTGAACTGGTCGCCCTGACCCGCCTGACCCTGCCGGATGGCCGGCCCCTCCAGAAGGCGCGGGAGGTGTCCAGCGACCTGACCACCACCCACCCCGCTCACCGCGGCCGGGGGCTCGCCACGCTGGTAAAGGCCCGCGCGCTTGCCTGGGCCCAGGACAGCGGGTACACGCGCGCCGGCACGGGCGGCACCGTCCTGAACCTGCCCATGCTGCGCGTGAACACCTGCCTGGGTTACCGCACCGAACCCATGTGGATCACCTGGGAACGCCGGCTGCGCTAG
- a CDS encoding GntR family transcriptional regulator, translating to MTAPDRESALLDRMRTHLSTPGAAPTYVRLQEAVQGALSAGVLRPGDALPTVRAVASALKLAPNTVAKAYAALARQGLTENRAGAGTSVAAGAWAGQLGQQEALRAFRALVQELRAAGLKLDDARRVLDELEGEPEATRALSV from the coding sequence ATGACTGCCCCCGACCGCGAGAGCGCCCTGCTGGACCGCATGCGCACGCACCTGAGCACGCCCGGCGCCGCGCCCACCTACGTGCGGCTTCAGGAGGCCGTGCAGGGCGCCCTGAGCGCCGGAGTCCTGCGCCCCGGCGACGCGCTGCCCACCGTGCGGGCGGTGGCCTCAGCGCTGAAGCTGGCGCCGAACACCGTGGCCAAGGCGTACGCCGCCCTGGCCCGCCAGGGCCTGACCGAGAACCGGGCCGGGGCGGGCACCAGCGTGGCCGCCGGGGCCTGGGCGGGCCAGCTGGGACAGCAGGAGGCGCTGCGGGCCTTCCGGGCGCTGGTGCAGGAACTGCGGGCGGCGGGCCTGAAGCTGGACGACGCGCGGCGCGTGCTGGACGAACTGGAAGGCGAGCCGGAGGCCACCCGCGCTTTAAGTGTATGA